The Aequorivita sublithincola DSM 14238 genome window below encodes:
- a CDS encoding DUF427 domain-containing protein produces the protein MKAIWNNKIIAESDKTVVIENNHYFPHDSIKKEYFKSTDTHSTCPWKGEASYYTVEVDGKQNKDAAWYYPEISAQAKGIKNHVAFWKGVEVIK, from the coding sequence ATGAAAGCGATTTGGAACAATAAAATCATAGCCGAAAGCGATAAAACCGTTGTAATAGAAAACAACCATTACTTTCCGCACGATAGCATTAAGAAAGAATATTTTAAAAGTACTGATACTCATTCAACCTGCCCATGGAAAGGTGAAGCATCCTATTATACCGTTGAAGTTGACGGAAAACAAAATAAAGATGCCGCTTGGTATTATCCAGAAATTTCTGCGCAAGCAAAAGGAATTAAAAATCATGTAGCTTTCTGGAAAGGAGTGGAGGTGATAAAATGA
- the msrA gene encoding peptide-methionine (S)-S-oxide reductase MsrA, whose translation MNNNKKAYIAGGCFWGMEDLFRTRPGIKDTEVGYIGGSNENPTYGSHPGHAEGIEITYDPNETSFKQILDYFFRIHNPTTVDRQGNDIGSSYRSAIFFQSEEEKAEAKEVIKIVNDSKKWDGEVMTTLEPYSKFWQAEPEHQDYLVKKPDGYTCHFERFDTSFI comes from the coding sequence ATGAATAATAATAAAAAAGCATATATAGCAGGAGGTTGTTTCTGGGGAATGGAAGACCTTTTTAGAACTCGCCCAGGAATTAAAGATACTGAAGTAGGTTATATAGGAGGTAGTAATGAAAACCCAACTTACGGAAGCCATCCAGGTCATGCCGAAGGAATTGAAATTACTTACGATCCAAATGAAACTTCTTTTAAGCAGATTTTAGATTATTTTTTTAGAATTCACAATCCAACAACAGTGGACAGACAAGGAAACGACATTGGTTCCAGCTATCGTTCTGCCATATTTTTTCAAAGTGAAGAAGAAAAAGCAGAAGCTAAAGAAGTAATAAAAATTGTAAATGATTCCAAAAAATGGGATGGGGAAGTTATGACTACTTTAGAGCCTTATTCAAAATTTTGGCAAGCAGAACCAGAACATCAGGATTATTTGGTGAAAAAACCAGATGGTTATACTTGTCATTTTGAGCGATTTGACACAAGTTTTATTTAA
- a CDS encoding GNAT family N-acetyltransferase → MEIKHDKENNRFTLDINGEIAKVDYTLKDNTMYLNHSEVPYNLRGQGIGKDLVEKTFEKLTEEGYNAVAVCSYVKAVAKRSEKWSKIIA, encoded by the coding sequence TTGGAAATAAAACACGACAAAGAAAATAATAGATTTACGTTAGATATAAATGGTGAAATTGCAAAAGTAGATTATACATTGAAAGATAATACGATGTATTTGAATCATTCAGAAGTACCATATAATCTGCGCGGACAAGGAATCGGAAAAGATTTGGTTGAAAAAACCTTCGAGAAATTAACCGAGGAAGGATATAATGCCGTTGCAGTTTGCAGCTATGTAAAAGCAGTTGCAAAACGCAGTGAAAAGTGGAGTAAAATTATTGCTTAA
- a CDS encoding mechanosensitive ion channel family protein — MDKFKELLNLVVFQWGDHKILVSNFITVLLIIIVTKLVLWLIRKTLFKVYNSQRVDHGTTYAVYQIISYIFWVISFTLILDAFGVKLTLLLAGSAALLVGIGLGLQQTFNDVVSGIILLSERSIKVGDVLEIDNEIVKIQTIGVRTSKGLDRNDISIIIPNSLITTNKVINWSHQSKKTRFSITVGVAYGSDVDKVIRLLEECAIDHPDIYEGEHLEGRLVGFGASSLDFKLLFYSRDSFRIEKMKSDIRIIVYKKFTENDIVISFPQLDLHIK; from the coding sequence ATGGATAAGTTTAAGGAATTATTAAATCTAGTGGTATTTCAGTGGGGAGATCATAAAATACTTGTCTCAAATTTTATTACAGTTTTACTGATTATTATTGTTACCAAGTTAGTATTGTGGTTAATTAGAAAAACACTTTTTAAGGTATATAATTCTCAAAGGGTGGATCACGGAACAACTTATGCGGTGTACCAAATTATAAGTTATATATTTTGGGTAATTTCTTTTACCTTAATTTTAGATGCTTTTGGAGTAAAGTTAACTTTGCTTTTGGCCGGTTCTGCTGCTTTGTTGGTTGGTATTGGTTTGGGTTTACAGCAAACCTTTAACGACGTAGTTTCAGGAATTATATTACTTTCAGAAAGATCCATAAAAGTTGGTGACGTTTTAGAGATTGACAATGAAATTGTAAAAATACAGACTATAGGTGTTCGAACTTCAAAAGGGCTAGACCGGAATGATATTTCAATAATAATTCCAAATTCATTAATAACTACAAACAAGGTAATTAACTGGAGCCATCAATCTAAAAAAACAAGATTTTCAATAACTGTTGGCGTGGCTTATGGAAGTGATGTAGATAAAGTAATTAGACTTTTGGAAGAATGTGCTATAGATCATCCTGATATTTATGAAGGGGAACATTTAGAGGGAAGGCTAGTAGGTTTTGGCGCCTCCTCACTGGATTTTAAACTTCTCTTTTATAGTCGAGATAGTTTTAGAATTGAAAAAATGAAAAGCGATATTCGAATAATTGTCTATAAAAAATTTACAGAGAATGATATTGTTATCTCCTTTCCACAGTTGGATTTACATATCAAATAA
- a CDS encoding NAD-dependent succinate-semialdehyde dehydrogenase: MEFKSINPYNGTIVGTYTAETDEGVSKKLDDAEIAFKSWRKVPLQKRAEMMVKAGEILKENVEEYAKMISLEMGKPLSESRAEVNKCATVCDYYAKNAEKFLADEIIETDARKSFVRHDPIGAVLAIMPWNFPFWQVFRFAAPTLIAGNVAILKHAPNVFGCAEQIEAIFKKSGFPEGVFQNLIVHHDKTETIIAHDATKAITLTGSERAGAAVAQISGKYIKKTLLELGGNNAFIVWDDADIDKAVATALKARMLNCGQSCIAAKRFILMENIYEEFVSKFTVAVKNLKSGNPLEDGVQVGPLARKDLADQLQEQVRKSIEMGAELLLGGKQNGAYHEPTVLGNVKPGMPAFSEETFGPLAAMIKVKTIEEAFELSEQSRYGLGVTVCTTNIEKALEYAGEVSDGAYFINELVKSDPRLPFGGEKRSGYGRELSKDGMMEFMNRKTVYVK, translated from the coding sequence ATGGAATTTAAAAGTATAAACCCTTACAACGGTACAATAGTTGGAACTTACACTGCCGAAACGGATGAGGGCGTTTCAAAAAAGTTAGATGATGCCGAGATAGCCTTCAAATCCTGGCGAAAAGTTCCGTTGCAAAAACGAGCTGAGATGATGGTCAAAGCAGGAGAAATTCTAAAGGAAAATGTGGAAGAATACGCAAAAATGATTTCCTTAGAAATGGGGAAACCATTATCAGAATCGCGTGCAGAAGTGAACAAATGCGCCACGGTTTGTGATTATTACGCCAAAAATGCAGAAAAGTTTTTAGCAGATGAAATCATTGAAACCGATGCTCGAAAAAGTTTTGTGCGCCACGACCCAATAGGTGCTGTGCTTGCGATTATGCCTTGGAACTTTCCTTTTTGGCAAGTATTTCGATTTGCCGCCCCAACGCTTATTGCTGGTAATGTTGCAATTTTGAAACACGCTCCAAATGTTTTTGGATGTGCTGAGCAAATTGAAGCTATTTTTAAAAAATCAGGTTTTCCTGAAGGCGTCTTTCAGAATTTAATAGTGCATCACGACAAGACTGAAACTATTATAGCACACGACGCTACAAAAGCAATAACGCTAACTGGTAGTGAAAGGGCAGGAGCGGCAGTAGCGCAGATTTCAGGTAAATACATCAAAAAAACATTGCTCGAATTAGGTGGCAACAACGCCTTTATCGTTTGGGACGATGCCGATATTGATAAAGCCGTGGCAACAGCACTCAAAGCCCGAATGCTTAATTGTGGACAAAGTTGTATCGCTGCAAAACGCTTTATTTTGATGGAAAATATTTATGAGGAATTTGTTTCAAAATTTACCGTTGCAGTGAAGAATTTAAAATCTGGCAATCCTTTAGAAGATGGTGTTCAGGTTGGACCTTTGGCACGAAAGGATTTGGCAGACCAACTTCAGGAGCAAGTAAGAAAATCTATTGAAATGGGAGCAGAACTTCTTTTGGGAGGAAAACAAAATGGAGCCTACCACGAACCCACCGTTTTAGGAAACGTAAAACCTGGAATGCCTGCTTTTAGTGAGGAAACCTTCGGTCCATTGGCCGCAATGATAAAGGTAAAAACTATTGAAGAAGCCTTTGAACTTTCAGAACAATCAAGATATGGTCTGGGCGTTACAGTCTGCACCACGAATATTGAAAAAGCATTGGAATATGCTGGCGAAGTGAGTGATGGCGCCTACTTTATAAACGAATTGGTTAAAAGCGATCCAAGACTTCCTTTTGGTGGCGAAAAACGCTCTGGTTACGGACGTGAACTTTCTAAAGACGGCATGATGGAGTTTATGAATAGGAAGACTGTTTACGTGAAGTAA
- a CDS encoding biotin carboxylase — translation MSTDKPTTKAKTKSKDKEKAKSKPIPKAIGTKAKVSAKSKDKVTIAKKAEKPVPVLNGIPDIRRFFYKNETPIYFISATNFNLLGADEWIKGFKFINYIECFDGLHPNSFTPKEEIPHDEFESIEDINNYLLQHPEVQEYIKSRKKGKNAGKVMFLMFTEKTEKLAKKLGLEVMFPSAKMRIGLDNKVNTNRIAEKAGVACVPNVLSNVKDYAHLQKISKKLGNDLVIQTPFGDSGHTTFFISNEEEYKEHSEEIEAEKEVKIMKRINCRGTAIEACVTRHGTIVAPLMTELVGFKELTPYKGGWCGNEIFPESFPPSVRKKAREYTSLFGDQLRKEGYKGYFELDFLIDQDNGEIYLGELNPRISGASSITNHAVFALADAPLHLFHMLEYMDVDYKLNVKAINRRWAKQENTDSWSQLIIKHTKKTIEQVTAAPRSGIWQIFDNGHIRFNRMDTHRRAVESESEAFFLRITNAGDYLYEGADMGILVTRGRMMTDNFNLTQRAKTWITAIQNNYTSTVLEDKNEYPEIIGHLTK, via the coding sequence ATGAGTACAGATAAGCCGACTACCAAAGCTAAAACTAAATCGAAAGATAAAGAAAAAGCTAAATCGAAACCAATCCCGAAAGCTATCGGGACGAAAGCGAAAGTTTCTGCTAAAAGCAAGGACAAGGTAACTATTGCAAAAAAGGCTGAAAAACCCGTTCCTGTGCTCAATGGAATTCCAGATATTAGACGTTTCTTTTATAAAAACGAAACACCGATATATTTTATCAGCGCCACTAATTTCAATCTTTTGGGAGCGGATGAGTGGATTAAGGGATTCAAATTTATTAACTATATAGAGTGTTTTGATGGGCTTCACCCAAATTCTTTTACACCTAAGGAAGAAATTCCGCATGATGAATTTGAAAGTATTGAAGACATTAACAACTACCTTCTTCAACATCCAGAAGTTCAGGAATATATAAAATCAAGAAAGAAAGGAAAGAACGCCGGGAAAGTAATGTTCCTAATGTTTACTGAAAAAACGGAAAAACTAGCAAAAAAACTTGGATTGGAAGTTATGTTTCCTTCCGCCAAGATGCGTATTGGTTTGGACAATAAGGTAAATACAAACCGTATTGCTGAAAAGGCTGGTGTGGCTTGTGTTCCTAACGTTCTTTCGAATGTGAAGGATTACGCACACCTTCAAAAAATATCAAAAAAGTTAGGAAATGATTTAGTGATCCAAACACCATTTGGTGATTCTGGACATACCACTTTCTTTATTTCAAACGAAGAAGAATACAAAGAGCATTCAGAAGAAATTGAAGCTGAAAAAGAAGTAAAAATTATGAAACGCATCAATTGCCGTGGTACTGCAATTGAAGCTTGCGTTACGCGTCACGGAACAATTGTGGCACCGCTGATGACCGAGTTAGTTGGTTTTAAAGAACTAACGCCATACAAAGGGGGTTGGTGTGGAAATGAAATTTTTCCAGAATCATTTCCACCTTCTGTTAGAAAAAAAGCTCGGGAATATACTAGTCTCTTTGGAGACCAATTGCGAAAGGAAGGCTATAAAGGCTATTTTGAATTAGACTTTTTGATAGACCAAGACAATGGTGAAATCTATCTCGGAGAATTAAACCCTCGAATTTCAGGTGCTAGCTCTATTACAAATCACGCTGTATTTGCTCTTGCAGATGCGCCGCTCCACCTTTTTCATATGTTAGAATATATGGATGTTGATTATAAATTGAACGTAAAAGCCATCAACAGACGTTGGGCCAAGCAGGAAAACACCGATAGTTGGAGTCAGTTAATTATAAAACATACTAAAAAAACTATTGAACAAGTAACAGCTGCCCCGAGGTCTGGTATCTGGCAAATTTTTGACAACGGTCACATTAGGTTTAACCGTATGGATACGCACCGTAGAGCTGTGGAAAGCGAAAGTGAAGCGTTTTTTCTACGCATTACTAATGCTGGTGATTATTTATATGAAGGTGCAGATATGGGTATTTTAGTAACCCGCGGTAGGATGATGACAGATAATTTTAATCTCACCCAACGAGCGAAAACTTGGATTACGGCTATTCAAAATAATTATACTTCAACCGTGTTGGAAGATAAAAATGAGTATCCAGAAATTATTGGACACCTTACTAAGTAA
- a CDS encoding aminotransferase class I/II-fold pyridoxal phosphate-dependent enzyme, translating to MSNKKKTISAPYYSIGQLRLATWRDLKRESASLAQSKKGSKSEEEYVETVKSFLKDIKTIEQYFVYPGKIRLEKLCQALNKEEYVSLTHNISEINRQLVSDEYLKYPTSTHSEDGEPAGDDMRELSSGQKKNYFEVLFVEDLPAKDEVALHEKLDEIREPNEQFTYNFLVQPSFQDALIALIFNPNLQAAVIRYAPHYASTNISELLKPYIQNVLKIDLENRPEYELGPLLGEMVRQFRPELDTYYVTDTSLTDLKDSTLRQFSRIYYRKEDLQELHLGIVRGVRERFDTPFFSALKEYSQKPTGIFHAMPISRGNSVFKSRWIKDFGEFYGRNMFLAETSSTTGGLDSLLQPTGPLKKAQEMAAQTYGAQRTFFVTNGTSTANKIVLQAIIEPGDLVLIDRDCHKSHHYGMVLSGAYPVYLDSYPIEEYSMYGAVPLKEIKEKLLQLREAGRLDKVKMLLLTNCTFDGIVYNVEKVMQEVLAIKPDMIFLWDEAWFAFAGFTYIYKQRTAMFCAKKLFDKYRSEAYRKEYKNHIKQLAKGEESKMPDPDKVCIRVYATQSTHKTLSSFRQGSMIHIWDEDFRKKSENTFLEAYMTHTSTSPNYQMLASLDVGRRQAEFEGYEMVEKSIEMAMVLRAKVTNNPQLSKYFDVLTVKDFIPSEYQETGLVEYYAPDTGWNRMETAWEKDEFMLDPTKITLFIGRTGVDGDTFKNKYLMDQFNIQINKTSRNTVLFMTNIGTTRGSVAYLTNALLKISEQLDEEFRSLNSRENEIAQKRINSLINEVPPLPDFSMFHSSFRAVPNVPGGNIREAYFMAYNEENYEYFPLRDCKKAMAEGRDLVASSFVIPYPPGFPVLVPGQVVSEEIINFMLALDVKEIHGYRADLGLRIFRDSVLNRQKTATALGAMGIGIGMGNSKKKK from the coding sequence ATGTCCAACAAAAAAAAGACTATTAGTGCTCCGTATTACAGTATAGGCCAACTACGCCTTGCCACTTGGCGAGATCTGAAAAGAGAAAGTGCGTCGCTAGCACAATCAAAAAAAGGATCAAAGTCCGAAGAAGAATATGTTGAGACAGTAAAGAGTTTTTTGAAGGACATTAAAACCATTGAACAATATTTTGTATATCCAGGGAAAATAAGGCTTGAGAAGCTTTGCCAAGCACTCAATAAAGAAGAATACGTTTCCTTAACGCACAATATTTCTGAAATAAACAGACAACTAGTAAGCGATGAATATTTAAAATATCCCACTTCTACTCATTCTGAAGATGGTGAGCCCGCTGGGGACGATATGCGTGAGCTTTCCTCTGGACAAAAGAAAAACTATTTTGAGGTTCTTTTTGTAGAAGACCTTCCTGCCAAAGATGAAGTTGCCCTTCACGAGAAATTGGATGAGATTCGAGAACCGAACGAACAGTTCACTTATAATTTTTTGGTGCAACCATCCTTTCAGGACGCTTTGATTGCGTTAATCTTCAATCCAAATTTGCAGGCTGCGGTTATTCGTTATGCGCCACATTACGCTTCAACAAATATTTCAGAATTGCTGAAACCTTATATTCAAAATGTTCTTAAAATAGATTTAGAAAATAGACCTGAATACGAATTGGGACCGCTTTTAGGCGAAATGGTTAGGCAGTTTAGACCAGAATTAGACACATATTATGTTACCGATACTTCTCTTACGGATTTAAAAGACAGTACTTTACGACAGTTTAGCCGAATCTATTATCGAAAAGAAGATTTACAAGAATTACACTTGGGAATAGTTCGTGGCGTTCGTGAACGTTTTGATACTCCGTTTTTTAGTGCGCTGAAAGAATACAGTCAGAAACCCACTGGTATATTTCACGCGATGCCAATTTCTCGTGGAAACTCTGTTTTCAAGTCCCGCTGGATAAAAGACTTTGGTGAATTTTATGGTAGAAATATGTTTTTGGCAGAAACTTCGTCAACAACTGGTGGATTAGACTCTTTGCTTCAGCCAACAGGACCATTAAAAAAGGCACAAGAAATGGCCGCCCAAACTTATGGAGCGCAACGTACATTTTTTGTTACAAACGGAACTTCCACCGCAAATAAAATTGTTTTACAAGCTATTATTGAACCTGGAGACTTGGTGCTAATTGACCGTGATTGCCATAAGAGTCATCATTATGGAATGGTTTTATCTGGTGCCTATCCTGTTTATTTAGATTCCTACCCGATTGAGGAATACTCTATGTATGGAGCGGTTCCCTTAAAAGAAATTAAAGAAAAATTACTTCAACTTCGGGAAGCCGGAAGGTTGGATAAAGTAAAAATGTTGTTGCTTACCAATTGCACTTTTGACGGTATTGTTTACAATGTTGAAAAAGTAATGCAAGAAGTTTTGGCAATCAAGCCAGATATGATTTTCCTTTGGGATGAAGCTTGGTTTGCTTTTGCGGGCTTCACCTATATATATAAGCAAAGAACAGCAATGTTTTGCGCAAAGAAACTTTTTGACAAATACAGAAGTGAAGCGTATAGAAAGGAATACAAAAATCATATAAAACAGCTCGCGAAAGGGGAAGAATCCAAGATGCCGGATCCAGATAAAGTCTGCATTCGAGTTTATGCCACACAAAGTACACACAAAACTTTGAGCAGTTTCCGCCAAGGATCTATGATTCATATCTGGGATGAAGATTTCAGAAAAAAATCTGAGAATACTTTTTTGGAAGCCTATATGACGCATACTTCCACTTCGCCAAACTACCAAATGCTTGCTTCGCTTGATGTTGGAAGACGTCAAGCTGAATTTGAAGGTTATGAAATGGTGGAAAAAAGTATTGAAATGGCGATGGTACTTCGCGCAAAAGTGACCAATAACCCACAATTGAGTAAGTATTTTGACGTACTGACGGTAAAAGATTTTATTCCTTCAGAATACCAAGAAACGGGACTCGTAGAATATTACGCCCCAGACACAGGATGGAATAGGATGGAAACTGCTTGGGAAAAGGACGAATTTATGCTCGATCCCACAAAAATTACATTATTTATAGGAAGAACGGGAGTAGATGGCGATACCTTCAAAAATAAATATTTGATGGATCAGTTTAATATTCAGATTAACAAAACCTCACGAAACACGGTGCTGTTTATGACAAATATTGGGACTACCCGCGGAAGCGTTGCCTATTTGACTAATGCACTGTTGAAAATTTCTGAACAATTGGATGAAGAATTCCGTTCGTTGAACAGTCGTGAAAACGAGATTGCACAAAAGCGAATCAATTCACTTATAAATGAAGTTCCGCCTTTGCCAGATTTCAGTATGTTTCACAGTTCGTTTAGAGCGGTTCCAAATGTTCCAGGAGGAAATATTCGCGAGGCCTATTTTATGGCCTATAATGAAGAAAATTACGAATACTTTCCGCTTCGCGATTGCAAAAAAGCAATGGCAGAGGGTAGGGATTTAGTAGCTTCATCTTTTGTAATCCCTTATCCGCCAGGTTTTCCCGTACTGGTTCCAGGGCAGGTTGTAAGTGAAGAAATTATCAACTTTATGTTGGCGCTAGACGTAAAGGAAATTCACGGTTACCGCGCAGACCTCGGTTTGCGTATTTTCCGTGACAGTGTGCTAAACCGTCAGAAAACCGCAACCGCCCTAGGCGCAATGGGTATAGGTATTGGAATGGGAAATTCAAAAAAGAAAAAATAG
- a CDS encoding VOC family protein, protein MGTMSTKPKPANSKMKDFITWFEIPVLNMERATSFYNHIYGIKMKTNEVKDYAMAIFPVTTGIGGALVMGQGCIPSETGSLVYLNGGRNLQPILDKVEEAGGRIIMPKTKISDDAGYFALFTDSEGNKLAINSKK, encoded by the coding sequence ATGGGAACAATGTCTACAAAACCGAAACCAGCAAACAGCAAGATGAAAGATTTTATCACTTGGTTCGAAATACCAGTACTAAATATGGAAAGAGCAACGAGCTTTTATAACCATATTTATGGTATAAAGATGAAAACAAATGAGGTAAAAGATTATGCGATGGCAATTTTTCCAGTGACAACTGGTATTGGCGGGGCTTTGGTAATGGGGCAAGGTTGTATTCCCAGTGAAACAGGTTCGTTAGTTTACTTGAATGGTGGGAGAAACCTTCAGCCCATTCTCGATAAAGTGGAAGAAGCTGGCGGCCGCATTATTATGCCAAAAACGAAAATTAGTGATGATGCGGGATATTTTGCTCTTTTCACAGATTCCGAAGGTAATAAGCTTGCAATTAATTCGAAAAAATAA
- a CDS encoding carbon-nitrogen hydrolase family protein, giving the protein MKPFTIAGIQMRVSATQSNLEMMKLKLDITMHLYPSVQMVMFSELCAYGPLTYYAQEVPGAFEKEMQAMAKKYAIWLLPGSIFEKDGDKIYNTATVINPNGEIVTRYRKMFPFYPFEVGITPGNEFCTFEVPNVGIFGVSICYDMWFPETVRTLAVMGAEVILHPTMTGTMDREIEHSIAQTMAAVNQCFFFDINGLETGGIGCSTVCGPDGRIMYKAGATEEIFPIEIDMERVKRSRELGVMRLGQPLKSFRDNLGDFSIYAPGAKHPYLDSLGPLIKPTKVDKLEKLKKLESEIELPVSVMSYKGDHNDN; this is encoded by the coding sequence ATGAAGCCATTCACAATTGCAGGAATCCAAATGAGAGTTTCCGCCACCCAGAGCAATCTGGAAATGATGAAATTAAAACTAGATATTACAATGCACCTCTATCCGTCCGTGCAAATGGTTATGTTTAGCGAATTATGTGCGTACGGTCCTTTAACATATTATGCCCAGGAAGTTCCTGGGGCATTTGAAAAGGAAATGCAGGCTATGGCGAAAAAATATGCAATATGGCTTTTGCCGGGCTCAATTTTTGAGAAGGATGGCGATAAAATCTACAATACCGCCACTGTAATTAATCCAAACGGAGAAATTGTGACGCGTTACAGAAAAATGTTTCCCTTCTATCCTTTTGAAGTAGGCATTACTCCTGGTAATGAATTCTGCACTTTTGAAGTTCCAAATGTTGGAATCTTCGGAGTTTCCATTTGCTATGATATGTGGTTCCCAGAAACAGTCAGAACCCTTGCTGTTATGGGTGCCGAAGTAATTCTTCACCCCACAATGACGGGAACAATGGATCGAGAAATAGAACATTCCATCGCGCAAACAATGGCGGCAGTTAACCAATGTTTCTTTTTTGACATAAATGGTTTAGAAACTGGAGGTATTGGCTGTTCCACAGTTTGTGGTCCAGACGGAAGAATAATGTATAAGGCAGGTGCTACTGAAGAGATATTTCCTATTGAAATAGATATGGAACGCGTAAAACGAAGTAGAGAACTTGGTGTAATGCGTTTGGGGCAACCGCTTAAAAGTTTCCGAGACAATCTTGGCGATTTCAGTATTTACGCACCGGGAGCCAAACATCCCTATTTAGATTCACTGGGACCTCTAATTAAGCCAACAAAGGTGGACAAACTAGAGAAACTCAAAAAGTTGGAGAGCGAAATAGAACTTCCCGTAAGCGTAATGAGTTATAAAGGTGATCACAATGATAATTAG
- a CDS encoding aspartate aminotransferase family protein: MLKQLTKSEELLERRKNVVPNGVGLFNTTTVREAKGAIIIDEDGRELIDFAGGIGVVNAGHCPEPVVKAIQEQAAKYIHTSFNVVTYEPYLELCEKLVEILPHGERTKAMLVSTGAEAVENAIKIARQATKRQGVLCFTDAFHGRTLMAMTLTSKIDYKINSGPFAPEVYRLPFPNFYRYHGTLDMDAFVAKELEKLCESAKNLVDPNSLAAVILEPIQGEGGFNPVPQKYFEGLRKFCDTYGIMLIADEIQSGFGRVGNWSSWQNYNVTPDISTYAKSLGSGMPIAAILGRAEIMDAAGPSTIGGTYIGNPICCAAALATIQMMKDENLNQRGIEVGHIIEERFKKMQQNHPEIGDVRGMGAMMAMEFVKDKDPHQPDGELCGKIVKECAEEGLIIINAGTYKNIIRVLCPLVITDEQLHKGLDILENVINKSTQH; the protein is encoded by the coding sequence ATGTTAAAACAATTGACAAAATCTGAAGAACTTCTGGAAAGAAGAAAAAATGTAGTGCCTAACGGAGTTGGATTATTCAACACCACAACTGTAAGAGAGGCCAAAGGAGCAATTATTATTGACGAAGATGGTCGCGAGCTGATTGACTTTGCTGGAGGTATAGGTGTAGTGAATGCAGGTCATTGTCCCGAGCCTGTTGTAAAAGCAATACAAGAACAGGCTGCAAAATATATTCACACCAGTTTCAACGTAGTAACTTACGAACCTTATTTGGAACTTTGCGAAAAATTGGTTGAGATACTTCCTCATGGTGAACGAACCAAAGCAATGCTCGTTAGCACAGGGGCCGAAGCTGTTGAAAACGCAATTAAAATAGCACGCCAAGCTACCAAAAGACAGGGCGTTCTCTGTTTTACTGACGCGTTTCACGGCCGAACGTTAATGGCAATGACGCTTACCAGTAAAATTGATTATAAAATTAACTCTGGGCCATTTGCTCCAGAAGTTTATAGACTTCCATTCCCGAATTTTTATCGTTATCACGGTACTTTAGATATGGATGCTTTTGTAGCTAAAGAGCTAGAAAAACTTTGTGAGAGTGCAAAAAATCTAGTGGATCCAAATAGTTTGGCTGCTGTAATTCTAGAACCAATTCAAGGGGAAGGCGGTTTTAATCCTGTGCCACAAAAATATTTTGAAGGACTTCGTAAATTCTGTGATACTTACGGCATTATGCTTATTGCGGATGAAATACAAAGTGGCTTCGGAAGAGTAGGAAATTGGTCCAGTTGGCAGAATTACAACGTAACGCCAGATATTAGTACTTATGCCAAATCTCTTGGTTCCGGAATGCCAATTGCCGCCATTTTAGGTAGAGCAGAAATAATGGATGCCGCTGGACCAAGTACCATTGGTGGAACTTATATAGGCAATCCAATTTGTTGTGCGGCAGCTCTTGCAACCATCCAAATGATGAAAGATGAAAATCTAAACCAACGTGGTATTGAAGTCGGTCATATTATAGAGGAACGCTTTAAAAAAATGCAACAGAACCATCCAGAAATAGGCGATGTACGTGGAATGGGTGCTATGATGGCGATGGAATTTGTAAAGGACAAAGATCCACACCAACCAGATGGTGAGCTATGCGGCAAAATTGTAAAAGAATGTGCCGAAGAAGGCCTTATTATAATTAACGCAGGAACTTATAAAAATATAATTAGAGTGCTTTGCCCATTAGTAATTACGGATGAACAACTTCACAAAGGCCTTGACATTCTAGAAAACGTAATAAATAAATCAACCCAACACTAA